DNA from Halomonas sp. GFAJ-1:
AGCTTAGTGCCATGGAGTGGTGAGAAGAAGTGCAGCGTCGCGCCCATCTCTTCTAATACATCAAGATTCGCGCGGTAGATAAATGCAAAGGCGTCGTCTTTGGCGATGGCGATACGCACACCGCTTAGGTACTGCGGGGCGGGCGTGGGGGCGTCAGCGCTTAACGTCACTTTTTTGGGTAGGCGGCCTAATCCGGCCTCTTCTAGCACCTTGGCGGCGGCATCTAGCTGGGCGTCCAGGCCGCTGAGTTCGCTGGCTTGAACCAAGCCTAAGTGGCGGTCGGGGATTTTCATGGCATCGTGGCGAGGAATCGCGCCCAGCAGCGCAATGCCTTCCGGCATGCTCTCATCCAGCAGTTTGCCGTGGCCGGGGCTGCCGATACGGTTGGCAATCACTTCGTGAATAGCGAGATCCGGGTGGTAGTTGGCAAGGCCTTGGGCCACCGCGCCGAAGGTTTGCGCCATGCCCCAGGCGTCAATGACCGGCAAAGCGGGGATGCCTGCCAAGATGGCTAAATCAGCGCTGGAGGGCGAACCATCAAACAGCCCCATGGAGCCTTCCACCAAAATCACGTCGGCCTCTTGGGCGGCTTTCGCCAAGCGCCAGCGGCATTCGTGCTCGCCGGTCATCCAGGGGTGAAGCTGATAGACCGGCTGGCCGGAGGCGATCTCTTGCACCATGGGGTCTAGGTAGTCGGGGCCGTGTTTGAACACCCGCACAGTGCGGCCCGCATTACGGTGCAGCCTTGCCAAAGCGGCCGTTACCATGGATTTTCCCTGGCCAGAACCGGGGGCGCTGATTAACGCCGCGTGCGCTTCACCTTGCAACATGACCTTTCCTCTTTTACACACGCTTGTCAACTACAAGCTTTTTGAATTTATCGAGACGTCAGGTGTTACTGAATAGGTACAAACACCGGCGCACCCTCAACCTGTACCGTGGCTAAGCGCTGCTGGTAGAGCCTTTCCAGTGCACTGGGCACCAGCATGGAGTCTCGCCGCCCCCAGCAAGCTTCACCGTTGGGATATAGCAGCAGAATGTGGTCACACCAGCGGGCGGCTAGATTTAAATCATGCAGGCACATCATTACCGCACTCCCCTGGGCGGCCTGCTCCGCCATTAGCGCCATCACCGCGCTTTGGTGATGTAAATCGAGATGGTTGGTGGGTTCGTCTGCCAGCCAAATCTTCGGCGCTTGGGTGAGTACCGTGGCCATCGCCACCCGCTGACGTTCGCCGCCGGAAAGTGTGCTCACCAAACGGTCGCGGAGGTGCGCTACATCTAACCTTTCCAGTGCCGCTTCAGCCTGCGCGTAGTCATCGGCCCCCTCCATCTGCCACAAAGAAAGGTAGGGGTGACGACCAATCAGCGCGGTTTCTAGCACCGTGGCAGGAAAGCCATCCAGGCGCTCTTGAAACACTAAGCCAAGCTCACGGGCGATATGGCGGCGGCGCAGTTGAGTAAGCGGTGATTGATTGAGCAGCACCTGCCCAGCCCGTGGGGCATTCAGCCCTGCCAGCGTGTGCAGCAGCGTGGTTTTACCTGCGCCGTTAGGGCCTAACACGCCCCAAACTTGACCCGGCTCAAGGGTAAGGTTCAGCGCCGTGCCACTTTCGCGATCGGGCACGTCGATGATGAGGTCGCGGGTAGAAAGGTCGCTCATCAGCGGCTCCGGTAGAGCAAAAACAAGAAAGTGGGCACGCCTAATAGCGCGGTAATCACGCCCACGGGCAGCTGTTCCGGTGCAATCATGGTGCGGGCGAGCGTATCCGCCAGCACCAGCAAAGTGCCCCCTGCCAGGGCGCAGGCCGGTAAAATTAAGCGCTGGTCGTTGCCTAGCAGCAGGCGCAGCAGATGCGGCACCACCAAGCCAACAAAGCCAATGCTACCTGCGGTGGTGACCGCTGCCGCCGTGAGTAGGCTGGCAACGATATAGATACCCCACTCCAGCGGGCGCACATCCACCCCCAGCGCGGCCGCCTGCTGTGGGCCGCGGGCCAGCACATTCAAGCTTCGCCCAAGCGGTACAAGCACAATGCAAATCGTTAATAAAAGCAGCAACGGTGGCCACGGGGTGCGGGCGTAGGAGAGATCGCCCATTAGCCAATACAGCATGCCCGGCAGCCGCTCGGCAGGGCTTAGCGCAAGCATCAGGGTAATCACCGCGCCCCAGCCTGCAGCCACCACCACCCCCGTCAGCAGCAGCCGTGAAGGCGTCCAGCCACCGCTGCCGTGGGCAAGGCCAAACACTAAAAACGTCGAAAACAGCGCACCGGCAAACGCCGAGCCGGAAATCAACACGCCGCCCACGCCTGCCAGCATGGCCGCCAACGCGCCAATGGATGCCCCGCCGGAAAGCCCTAACACGTAAGGGTCCGCAAGCGGGTTACGCAACAGCACCTGCATCAACGCCCCCGCCACTGCCAGAAGCCCCCCCACCGCAAAGGCGGAAAGCGCTCTGGGCAGGCGTAAATCAATCACCATGGTGCGCGCCAGTGCGTCGCCCTGCCCTTGAGCCACCGCCCAAAGTTGACCAATGGAAAGCTGCGCACTGCCCACCGCTAAGGCGAACAGCATAGCGGTCATGGCAATCAACACCAGTAGGCCAAGGGGTTGCCACAGGCGCGCGGCCACTATGAGGCCCTGCGCTTCTGGCGGGATTGTTCGAGTTTGTCACACAGAATCTGCACGCCTTCCAGCAAGCGCGGTGTGGGCCGCTGAATGAGGGAGGGCGGTACAAAATAGAGACTCTCTTCTGCAACGGCCGTGAGGTTCGAGTACTGCTCCCAGTGGGTCAGCCAGTGGTGGTTCTCTTCGCCCATGCCCCCGGCAATGATGGCTTCCGGGTTGGCGGCCAGCACGGCCTCGTCGTCCAGCCGTGGCACTAATCGCCGCTGATCGCCAAACACATTCTCGCCGCCGCACAGCTGAACTACCTGGCCAATGAGATGCTCGTCATTAACGCTCATCAATGGTTCATCCCACACTTGGTAGAATGTACGTACTGGCTCGCGTTCAGCGTAGCGTGTGGTTAATTCGGCCATCCCTGCTCTGAACTCATCGGCAACGACCTGCCCGGCG
Protein-coding regions in this window:
- a CDS encoding ABC transporter, translated to MSDLSTRDLIIDVPDRESGTALNLTLEPGQVWGVLGPNGAGKTTLLHTLAGLNAPRAGQVLLNQSPLTQLRRRHIARELGLVFQERLDGFPATVLETALIGRHPYLSLWQMEGADDYAQAEAALERLDVAHLRDRLVSTLSGGERQRVAMATVLTQAPKIWLADEPTNHLDLHHQSAVMALMAEQAAQGSAVMMCLHDLNLAARWCDHILLLYPNGEACWGRRDSMLVPSALERLYQQRLATVQVEGAPVFVPIQ
- a CDS encoding cobalamin-binding protein, whose product is MRGALGLAFLLITIPAQGHDHSRCVVDDRDREVCLHNAARRIATLSPGATELTYAAGAGDHVVAVVSYSDYPPEAKEVASVGSHTRIDLEALVGLAPDLVIGWVTGNPAEQLETLEALGMPVFYIEPRTVENVADTIERLAHLAGTEAAGQVVADEFRAGMAELTTRYAEREPVRTFYQVWDEPLMSVNDEHLIGQVVQLCGGENVFGDQRRLVPRLDDEAVLAANPEAIIAGGMGEENHHWLTHWEQYSNLTAVAEESLYFVPPSLIQRPTPRLLEGVQILCDKLEQSRQKRRAS
- a CDS encoding cobyrinic acid a,c-diamide synthase; translated protein: MLQGEAHAALISAPGSGQGKSMVTAALARLHRNAGRTVRVFKHGPDYLDPMVQEIASGQPVYQLHPWMTGEHECRWRLAKAAQEADVILVEGSMGLFDGSPSSADLAILAGIPALPVIDAWGMAQTFGAVAQGLANYHPDLAIHEVIANRIGSPGHGKLLDESMPEGIALLGAIPRHDAMKIPDRHLGLVQASELSGLDAQLDAAAKVLEEAGLGRLPKKVTLSADAPTPAPQYLSGVRIAIAKDDAFAFIYRANLDVLEEMGATLHFFSPLHGTKLPECDALWLPGGYPELHAARFSANQPMCDAISAHHRAGKPILAECGGLMSCVEQLVDGEGTSHTMMGLLPGTAKMAGKLTALGLQSLHTQNGELRGHTYHHSLLETSMQPLARTRKLAGSEAEPIYREGALVASYFHGYFPSAPKLVADIFTEQTLQIATQ
- a CDS encoding ABC transporter permease translates to MWQPLGLLVLIAMTAMLFALAVGSAQLSIGQLWAVAQGQGDALARTMVIDLRLPRALSAFAVGGLLAVAGALMQVLLRNPLADPYVLGLSGGASIGALAAMLAGVGGVLISGSAFAGALFSTFLVFGLAHGSGGWTPSRLLLTGVVVAAGWGAVITLMLALSPAERLPGMLYWLMGDLSYARTPWPPLLLLLTICIVLVPLGRSLNVLARGPQQAAALGVDVRPLEWGIYIVASLLTAAAVTTAGSIGFVGLVVPHLLRLLLGNDQRLILPACALAGGTLLVLADTLARTMIAPEQLPVGVITALLGVPTFLFLLYRSR